A genomic segment from Stappia indica encodes:
- a CDS encoding ABC transporter ATP-binding protein — MSPTAKEGADAVVGSGAPPLIEARRLTRVLPGTVPVTLVREIDLTIRAGEFVAITGPSGSGKSSLLYLLGLLDSPTEGEVLIEGEPTHLLSERRRAAIRLSTLGFVFQFHFLLPEFSVTDNVMIPMRKRALLPAREMRERARGLLADLGLGDHLDKRPDQLSGGQRQRVAVARALANEPPAILADEPTGSLDSRSSDQVFDILRALVDDHGKTVVAVTHDLDMAARMDRRLHLVDGMLADP; from the coding sequence GTGAGCCCAACCGCGAAAGAGGGGGCCGACGCCGTCGTCGGATCGGGTGCCCCGCCTTTGATCGAGGCGCGGCGCCTGACCCGCGTGCTGCCCGGCACGGTGCCGGTGACCTTGGTGCGCGAGATCGACCTGACGATCCGCGCCGGCGAGTTCGTGGCGATCACCGGGCCGTCCGGCTCGGGCAAGTCGTCGCTGCTCTATCTGCTGGGCCTGCTCGACAGCCCGACCGAGGGCGAAGTACTGATCGAGGGCGAGCCGACGCATCTCCTGTCGGAACGCCGGCGGGCGGCGATCCGCCTGTCGACGCTGGGCTTCGTCTTCCAGTTCCATTTCCTGCTGCCGGAATTCTCCGTCACCGACAACGTGATGATCCCCATGCGCAAGCGCGCCCTGTTGCCCGCGCGCGAGATGCGCGAGCGGGCAAGGGGGCTTTTGGCCGATCTCGGCCTCGGCGATCATCTGGACAAGCGGCCGGACCAGCTGTCCGGCGGCCAGCGCCAGCGGGTGGCGGTGGCGCGCGCACTGGCCAACGAGCCGCCCGCGATCCTGGCCGACGAGCCGACCGGCAGCCTCGACAGCCGCTCGTCGGACCAGGTCTTCGATATCCTGCGGGCGCTGGTCGACGACCACGGCAAGACGGTCGTCGCCGTCACCCACGACCTCGACATGGCCGCGCGCATGGACCGCCGGCTGCACCTGGTGGACGGGATGCTTGCCGACCCGTGA
- a CDS encoding heavy-metal-associated domain-containing protein, producing MIEVKIDGMTCNGCVASVKKALAAADPAASAEIDLASGTARIQTQLPRERIVETIEAAGYDVVAG from the coding sequence ATGATCGAAGTGAAGATAGACGGCATGACCTGCAACGGCTGCGTCGCCTCGGTGAAGAAGGCGCTCGCGGCTGCGGACCCGGCGGCCAGCGCCGAGATCGACCTTGCCAGCGGCACGGCCCGTATCCAGACGCAACTGCCCCGCGAGCGGATCGTCGAGACGATCGAGGCGGCAGGTTACGACGTCGTCGCCGGCTGA
- a CDS encoding EAL domain-containing protein: MARATSIFIFLCMGVIAASVAAIMMFQFARPAGEAVTLGLSLLCTMIVVHLVFARQRDRGDIAEKVAALEERVLEVDEDVSNIEGRLTGMETNLPRRTREEIDPLFAEVEVLGSLIKQMAEAMAGMEDRIDEQDARQIAPPPPQERFAAYEEPRALGYSQPTGAGYPAQPGPAYAAQAPDRAPAYGHAQPAQAPHGYAQPQHGGDAPAVRGPAPGEGPHGSRAQESQRSPAMARAREDARPDPELRRVIQDALDNNRVDLFLQPIVTLPQRQVRDYEALTRIRDAQNNYLEPVDFIAEATRARMMPAIDNLMLFRAIQVLRRLSSRNRRSGLFVNLSIQTLVDERFFPGFLDFLRANEGFSGLLTFEFTQSDVNEMGALELESLAALHELGYRFSMDRVRDLKMDFKVLSDRGFRYMKLHASRLIGNEHMPASHIHPADLGDLLRRYAMELIVDHVETEAQVLEVLDYDARIGQGYLFSPPRPVRPEVLQARPPQRGLRRAAE; this comes from the coding sequence ATGGCACGCGCGACAAGCATTTTCATTTTCCTCTGTATGGGGGTGATCGCGGCCTCCGTCGCTGCGATCATGATGTTCCAGTTCGCCCGCCCTGCGGGCGAGGCGGTGACGCTCGGCCTGTCGCTCCTGTGCACCATGATCGTCGTTCATCTGGTCTTCGCCCGTCAGCGCGACCGCGGCGACATCGCCGAGAAGGTCGCCGCGCTCGAGGAGCGCGTGCTCGAGGTCGACGAGGACGTCAGCAACATCGAGGGCCGGCTGACCGGCATGGAGACCAACCTGCCGCGCCGCACCCGTGAGGAGATCGATCCGCTCTTCGCCGAGGTGGAGGTGCTGGGCAGCCTCATCAAGCAGATGGCCGAGGCCATGGCCGGCATGGAAGACCGCATCGACGAGCAGGACGCGCGCCAGATCGCGCCGCCCCCGCCGCAGGAGCGCTTCGCCGCCTACGAGGAGCCGCGCGCGCTCGGCTACAGCCAGCCGACCGGCGCCGGGTATCCGGCACAGCCGGGCCCGGCATATGCGGCTCAGGCTCCCGATCGCGCCCCCGCTTACGGCCATGCACAACCAGCCCAGGCACCGCACGGCTATGCGCAGCCGCAGCACGGCGGCGACGCCCCGGCGGTGCGCGGCCCCGCGCCCGGCGAGGGGCCGCACGGCAGCCGCGCTCAGGAGAGCCAGCGTTCGCCGGCCATGGCGCGCGCGCGGGAGGACGCAAGGCCCGATCCCGAGCTGCGCCGGGTCATCCAGGACGCGCTCGACAACAACCGGGTCGATCTGTTCCTGCAGCCCATCGTGACGCTGCCGCAGCGCCAGGTCCGCGACTACGAGGCGCTGACCCGCATTCGCGATGCGCAGAACAACTATCTCGAGCCGGTCGATTTCATCGCCGAGGCGACGCGCGCGCGGATGATGCCGGCCATCGACAACCTGATGCTGTTCCGCGCCATCCAGGTGCTGCGCCGCCTGTCGAGCCGCAATCGCCGCTCCGGTCTCTTCGTCAACCTGTCGATCCAGACGCTGGTGGACGAGCGTTTCTTCCCCGGCTTCCTCGACTTCCTGCGCGCCAACGAGGGGTTTTCGGGCCTCCTGACCTTCGAGTTCACCCAGAGCGACGTCAACGAGATGGGCGCGCTGGAGCTGGAGAGCCTCGCCGCGCTGCACGAGCTCGGCTACCGCTTCTCCATGGACCGGGTTCGCGACCTGAAGATGGACTTCAAGGTCCTGTCGGATCGCGGCTTCCGCTACATGAAGCTGCATGCCAGCCGCCTGATCGGCAACGAGCACATGCCGGCCAGCCACATTCACCCGGCCGATCTCGGCGACCTGCTGCGCCGCTACGCGATGGAGCTGATCGTCGACCACGTCGAGACCGAGGCCCAGGTGCTGGAGGTGCTCGACTACGACGCCCGCATCGGCCAGGGCTATCTGTTCTCGCCGCCGCGCCCGGTCCGTCCGGAAGTGCTGCAGGCGCGCCCGCCGCAACGCGGCCTGCGCCGCGCCGCCGAGTAG
- a CDS encoding M16 family metallopeptidase gives MSRRLAAAPASSHGTSPLTLLTALGRGLLAFALVVSAVAATPRPLAAMEIQEITTPGGLTAWLVEDDTVPIVAIKFAFEGGASQDPKGQEGLANLLSSTLDEGAGELDSQAFQTRLEDLSVRMGFDAGRDNFYGSMRTLTPNVDDAFELLRLAVSSPRFDDEPVARMKRQIIAGLRSEAKDPDAIAGRRWAELAYPDHTYGRAARGTEESVAALSPQDLKQLHGNIFARKGLKIAVVGAINAERLAPLLDSVFGTLPETGTLTQVSDVTMATGKMEHVALDVPQTAIRIGLPGLKRDDPDFIPAFVMNHILGGGVFSSWLFEEVREKRGLAYSVGSYLVPYQHAGMWMAVTGTRSDRADESVEVIRAQMARMADKGPSAEELAKAKAYLTGSYALRFDTSDKIADQLLGLQVEGLGRDYIDERNTLIEAVTLEQVRAVAARMLKGVDPLVVTVGPEKS, from the coding sequence ATGAGCCGCCGTCTCGCCGCCGCTCCCGCATCTTCGCACGGAACCTCGCCCTTGACCCTTCTCACCGCCCTCGGCCGCGGGCTTCTCGCCTTCGCCCTCGTCGTCTCCGCCGTTGCCGCCACCCCGCGTCCGCTCGCTGCGATGGAGATCCAGGAGATCACCACGCCCGGCGGGCTGACCGCCTGGCTGGTGGAAGACGACACGGTGCCGATCGTCGCCATCAAGTTCGCCTTCGAAGGCGGCGCCTCGCAGGACCCCAAGGGGCAGGAGGGGCTGGCCAACCTGCTCTCCTCCACCCTTGACGAAGGTGCGGGCGAGCTGGATTCGCAAGCCTTCCAGACCCGTCTGGAGGACCTTTCGGTGCGCATGGGCTTCGATGCCGGCCGCGACAATTTCTATGGCTCGATGCGCACGCTGACGCCGAATGTCGACGATGCCTTCGAACTGCTGCGTCTTGCGGTCTCCTCCCCGCGCTTCGACGATGAGCCCGTGGCGCGGATGAAGCGGCAGATCATCGCCGGCCTGCGCAGCGAGGCCAAGGACCCCGATGCCATCGCCGGGCGCCGCTGGGCCGAGCTCGCCTATCCGGACCACACCTATGGCCGGGCCGCGCGCGGCACGGAGGAGAGCGTTGCCGCGCTTTCGCCGCAGGACCTGAAGCAGCTGCATGGCAACATCTTCGCCCGCAAGGGACTGAAGATCGCCGTCGTCGGCGCGATCAACGCCGAACGCCTGGCGCCGCTGCTCGACAGCGTCTTCGGCACGCTGCCGGAGACCGGAACGCTGACCCAGGTGTCCGATGTCACCATGGCGACCGGCAAGATGGAGCATGTGGCGCTCGACGTGCCGCAGACCGCCATCCGCATCGGCCTGCCGGGGTTGAAGCGCGACGACCCGGACTTCATCCCGGCCTTCGTGATGAACCACATCCTCGGTGGCGGCGTGTTTTCGTCCTGGCTGTTCGAGGAAGTGCGCGAGAAGCGCGGCCTTGCCTATTCCGTCGGCTCCTACCTGGTGCCCTACCAGCATGCCGGCATGTGGATGGCCGTGACCGGAACCCGCTCCGACCGCGCCGACGAGTCCGTCGAGGTGATCCGCGCGCAGATGGCGCGAATGGCCGACAAGGGACCGAGCGCGGAGGAACTGGCCAAGGCCAAGGCCTATCTCACCGGCTCCTATGCGCTGCGCTTCGATACCTCGGACAAGATCGCCGACCAGTTGCTGGGCCTGCAGGTCGAAGGCCTCGGTCGCGACTATATCGATGAGCGCAACACCCTGATCGAGGCGGTGACGCTGGAGCAGGTGCGCGCCGTCGCCGCACGCATGCTCAAGGGTGTCGACCCGCTGGTGGTCACGGTGGGACCGGAGAAGAGCTGA